GAAGTGGAGGCGGCTGCGGGGCGGAAAGCGAGGGAAAGATGGGGGCCGCGCGAACTGGACGTCGACATCCTGCTTATGGGAGATAAAGTCGTGAGGAGACCGGATCTCGTAATACCCCATCCCCGCATGTCGGAGCGGCGCTTCTGCCTCCTGCCTGCGTCGGAAATAGCCCCCTCGGCGGTCGTCCCCCCGGGGAGGAATACGATATCGGATCTCCTGAAATCGTGCAGGGATCCGCTCGAGGTGTATCCGTTATGAACACGCGTCCCGTAATGGCGAATCCCCGCAT
This genomic window from Deltaproteobacteria bacterium contains:
- the folK gene encoding 2-amino-4-hydroxy-6-hydroxymethyldihydropteridine diphosphokinase, with translation MGSNVGRRETRLREGVDRLSLKMEVVRVSRVYASEPWGKPDQRWFLNIAVLGKCALSPVRLLEFVKEVEAAAGRKARERWGPRELDVDILLMGDKVVRRPDLVIPHPRMSERRFCLLPASEIAPSAVVPPGRNTISDLLKSCRDPLEVYPL